A stretch of Prinia subflava isolate CZ2003 ecotype Zambia chromosome 14, Cam_Psub_1.2, whole genome shotgun sequence DNA encodes these proteins:
- the SLC25A20 gene encoding mitochondrial carnitine/acylcarnitine carrier protein, producing the protein MAKQPQPISPLKNFFAGGFGGVCLVFVGHPLDTIKVRLQTQPKPQPGQAPLYSGTFDCFRKTLVGEGIRGLYRGMAAPIVGVTPMFAVCFFGFGLGKRLQQRNPDDVLTYPQLFAAGMLSGVFTTVIMAPGERIKCLLQIQAATGESKYSGSLDCARQLYREAGIRGVYKGTVLTLMRDVPASGMYFMTYEWLKNILTPEGKSVSDLSVPRILFAGGLAGIFNWAVAIPPDVLKSRFQTAPAGKYPNGFRDVLRELIREEGVASLYKGFTAVMIRAFPANAACFLGFEVAMKFLNWVAPGL; encoded by the exons atggcgAAGCAGCCGCAGCCCATCAGCCCCTTGAAGAACTTCTTCGCTGGCGGTTTCGGGGGCGTCTGCCTGGTGTTCGTGGGGCACCCGCTGGACACCATCAAG GTCAGACTGCAAACCCAACCTAAgccacagcctggccaggcccCACTCTATTCTGGGACCTTTGACTGCTTCAGAAAGACTCTTGTTGGAGAG GGAATCCGAGGCTTGTACAGAGGAATGGCAGCTCCCATTGTCGGAGTGACACCCAtgtttgctgtgtgcttctttGGATTTGGCTTGGGAAAAAGACTCCAGCAGAGAAATCCTGATGATGTTTTGAC ATATCCTCAGCTGTTTGCTGCTGGCATGTTGTCAGGAGTGTTCACAACAGTAATCATGGCTCCAGGAGAGAGAATCAAGTGCCTTTTACAG ATCCAGGCAGCTACAGGAGAAAGCAAGTACAGTGGCTCCCTGGACTGTGCCAGGCAGCTGTACCGCGAGGCTGGCATCCGCGGCGTCTACAAGGGCACCGTGCTGACCCTCATGAGAG ACGTCCCGGCCAGTGGAATGTACTTCATGACGTACGAGTGGCTGAAGAACATTCTGACCCCTGAGGGAAAGAG TGTGAGTGACCTCAGTGTGCCTAGGATCCTCTTTGCCGGGGGCCTGGCTGGGATCTTCAACTGGGCAGTTGCCATTCCACCAGACGTGCTGAAATCGCGTTTCCAGACTG ctcctgcaggaaagTACCCGAATGGCTTCAGAGACGTGCTGAGGGAGCTCATCAGAGAGGAGGGAGTTGCATCTCTGTACAAGGGGTTCACAGCTGTGATGATCAGGGCCTTTCCTGCCAACGCG GcatgttttcttggttttgaagTTGCTATGAAGTTTCTTAATTGGGTTGCACCTGGTCTATGA